From the genome of Lentimonas sp. CC4, one region includes:
- a CDS encoding alpha-L-fucosidase — protein MKKLFSFIIPAALALTPFTYGNSGSEAPPAVQALSQVQVPQLTETPAEREARIQWFRDAKFGLFIHWGPASLSGEEISWGMQDRIEGGKAHQKVPRDEYMNLYRDFNPVNFDADEIMALAEQAGMTYSVFVTKHHDGFSLWDTQEKHFPVGGEFPEHYSISDTPYQQDIVKMVRDAAQKHGLKVGWYYSTRDWTHPDYLQGDNLAYNAYYENQVEELLQDYGPVDILWFDHAFGQWDQYTIEQLYQKMYHHNPNLLVNNRAVRGLKNVPADYTALKDGDYDTPENRMGSFQAGRAWESCMILSPTVDHGGWSYRPDGVTRSLKETIRLLSSCITGDGNMLLNIAPLPDGTLRPEERAILEGIAPWTANNKEALYGTRGGPWINGDWGGSTYRGEHVYLHLFDVDDGGIELNSLPQNVVSVTTLQGKAIPFTQNAQQGSLKITIPKEDRDPYVTVVKLTLESPVTGIQYGSALKGEGAQVIPGTMVFHPSDAKIDGTAIVQGEGAEATIVNWSDKGTKVRWPLELDSPGRYSVELLGSATEIDSMVVMTFGKGKHLYSVLPVTGNVESFQRIKVGEVTFPNAERAELVIQPVGHKDWKPVQVKEVRLIPFN, from the coding sequence ATGAAGAAATTATTCAGCTTTATTATTCCAGCGGCATTGGCACTTACGCCGTTCACTTACGGCAATAGCGGTTCAGAGGCGCCGCCTGCAGTTCAAGCGCTCAGTCAGGTTCAGGTGCCTCAATTGACGGAGACACCCGCAGAACGCGAGGCACGGATTCAATGGTTCAGAGATGCGAAGTTCGGCTTATTTATTCATTGGGGACCAGCTTCGCTGAGCGGTGAGGAAATCAGTTGGGGCATGCAGGATCGCATTGAAGGGGGCAAGGCCCACCAGAAGGTGCCGCGCGACGAGTATATGAATCTCTATCGTGATTTTAATCCTGTTAATTTTGATGCGGATGAAATCATGGCTTTAGCCGAGCAGGCGGGCATGACGTATTCGGTGTTTGTGACGAAACATCACGACGGATTCAGCTTGTGGGATACGCAGGAGAAGCACTTCCCCGTAGGAGGTGAATTTCCGGAGCACTATTCCATCTCCGATACGCCGTATCAGCAGGACATTGTCAAAATGGTCAGGGATGCCGCACAGAAACATGGACTGAAAGTCGGCTGGTATTACTCCACTCGGGACTGGACGCATCCAGATTACCTGCAAGGCGATAACCTCGCCTACAATGCCTACTACGAAAACCAGGTGGAAGAACTGCTTCAAGATTACGGACCAGTCGATATCCTCTGGTTTGACCATGCATTCGGGCAATGGGATCAATACACCATTGAGCAGCTGTATCAGAAGATGTATCACCATAATCCTAACCTTCTGGTTAATAATCGCGCGGTTCGGGGACTTAAAAATGTTCCGGCAGACTATACCGCTCTGAAAGACGGGGACTACGATACGCCAGAAAATCGCATGGGATCCTTTCAAGCGGGACGTGCCTGGGAGTCTTGCATGATCCTCTCGCCGACGGTCGATCACGGGGGCTGGTCCTATCGTCCAGACGGGGTGACTCGTTCGTTGAAAGAAACGATCCGATTGCTCTCATCCTGTATCACTGGCGACGGAAACATGTTGCTCAATATTGCTCCCTTACCAGATGGAACACTACGACCTGAGGAACGGGCGATATTGGAAGGCATCGCCCCATGGACGGCTAACAATAAGGAAGCACTCTATGGCACACGAGGTGGCCCATGGATCAATGGAGATTGGGGCGGTTCCACTTATCGGGGGGAACATGTCTATCTGCACCTCTTTGACGTGGACGACGGGGGTATCGAGTTGAATAGCCTCCCGCAGAACGTGGTCTCGGTGACAACGCTTCAGGGTAAAGCCATTCCGTTTACACAGAACGCGCAGCAAGGAAGCCTTAAGATTACGATTCCGAAAGAGGATCGCGACCCTTATGTCACTGTCGTTAAACTCACACTGGAAAGCCCAGTCACAGGGATTCAGTATGGTTCCGCTCTAAAGGGAGAAGGGGCGCAGGTCATTCCTGGCACCATGGTGTTTCATCCTTCCGATGCAAAGATTGATGGCACCGCAATCGTGCAAGGAGAAGGTGCGGAGGCCACGATTGTGAACTGGAGTGACAAGGGAACCAAAGTCCGCTGGCCGCTCGAATTGGACAGCCCAGGGCGCTACTCCGTCGAGTTGCTGGGCTCAGCGACGGAAATCGATTCCATGGTCGTCATGACGTTCGGTAAGGGTAAACATCTCTATTCTGTGCTGCCAGTTACCGGCAACGTGGAGAGCTTTCAACGAATCAAAGTCGGCGAAGTTACCTTCCCGAACGCCGAACGAGCGGAGCTGGTAATCCAGCCTGTTGGCCATAAGGATTGGAAGCCCGTGCAAGTGAAAGAAGTGAGGCTGATTCCATTCAATTGA
- a CDS encoding GH116 family glycosyl-hydrolase: protein MKRIQKKEEAQTGGRYERAISIGTSRRAFIKAGSLTSALLLSGRLPVMAGPFSKTDIANHLIPADKKLSAAWLNSLTQRGAPEVFSGDELKYIGMPIGGIGCGQLYLAGDGRLWHWDIFKSNYTREKHDMEMKAMTMGGHYAHPVAVGEAYCHQNGEEVEQGFAVRATSGDKSLVRTLDQNGFPDVSFRGEYPLGRVTYEDAEFPAKVMLEAFSPFIPLNTKDSALPVTVMRYTVTNRSDAALQVDLGGWLQNAVCPYTEDVSLGKRSNQLEQGKGCTSILSAINGDEALTKEHGYGSSALTILADEGVRIGGVTTLSHFEQPEQLFEQLDDAGATSVSKSLDELLVGGLSASIELQPGESKVITCLISWYFPYHQKANVGVGELFGHRHYLPWFESAGDVSDYVAQNRASLIDGTLLWNKTWYDSTLPHWLLDRSIIPLDCIATQTFHWFDNGRPWAWEGVDCCEGTCTHVFHYAQAMSRIFPELERRLREEVDYGVAFNEDDGGIGYRGIHQQKVADDGQAGTILRVYREHQMSPDDAFLQRLWPRVKQSIEYLMAKDPDEDGLLTGSQPHTLDAAWTGKIAWVSSMYLGALAAGEAMATEVGDNAFAAQCRSILDRGYESIVTDLYDGEYFIHKPDGVDGKGFNTNKGCHIDQVLGQAWMHQVGLGRIIPKEETVSALNSLWKYNFAPDAGGYALQHREIEEAFRWYAMEGEAGLLMTTWPKGGAKAAIPGDTLRSVENPTIWTGPGGYFNECMNGFEYQVAWHMVAEGAPDSPLVEKGLAIMKAVHDRYAAHKRNPYNEIECSDHYARSMASYGIFLAVCGFTYHGPKGEIGFAPKVHPEQFKAPFTAAEGWGTYSQTMDASTMQAELQVNYGELQVHQVRLAPNGLHVQQADARYAGKSLAATWATDGEGLVVTLQVPLRMASGQQLVISIS, encoded by the coding sequence ATGAAAAGAATACAAAAAAAAGAAGAGGCACAGACTGGTGGTCGTTACGAGCGTGCAATTTCAATTGGAACCAGTCGCCGTGCATTCATTAAGGCGGGGAGCCTGACATCGGCTCTGCTGTTATCCGGCAGGTTGCCTGTCATGGCAGGTCCATTTTCAAAAACGGATATCGCGAATCATTTAATTCCCGCCGACAAGAAGCTAAGCGCGGCCTGGCTGAACTCGCTCACACAACGTGGTGCGCCGGAAGTGTTTTCTGGGGATGAACTCAAGTATATCGGGATGCCAATCGGTGGTATCGGCTGCGGGCAGCTGTATCTGGCAGGCGATGGGCGTCTCTGGCACTGGGACATCTTCAAGTCGAATTATACGCGTGAAAAGCATGACATGGAAATGAAAGCGATGACGATGGGTGGGCACTATGCGCACCCGGTCGCTGTCGGTGAAGCGTATTGCCATCAGAATGGTGAGGAGGTCGAGCAGGGCTTTGCGGTTCGCGCCACATCAGGTGACAAGTCGCTCGTGCGCACGCTCGATCAGAATGGTTTTCCAGACGTAAGCTTCCGTGGTGAATATCCGCTCGGGCGTGTGACTTATGAAGATGCCGAGTTTCCTGCAAAGGTAATGCTAGAGGCGTTCAGTCCCTTCATCCCTCTCAACACAAAAGACTCTGCGCTGCCGGTGACCGTCATGCGCTACACCGTGACGAATCGTTCGGACGCTGCATTGCAAGTGGACCTCGGTGGCTGGTTGCAGAACGCGGTTTGTCCTTATACCGAGGATGTTTCGCTCGGCAAACGCAGCAATCAATTGGAGCAGGGGAAGGGCTGCACTTCTATCCTCAGCGCCATCAACGGCGACGAAGCGCTCACCAAAGAGCATGGCTATGGATCCAGTGCCTTGACGATCTTGGCGGATGAGGGGGTTCGTATTGGTGGAGTCACTACATTGAGCCACTTTGAGCAGCCGGAACAACTATTTGAGCAACTCGATGATGCGGGTGCAACGTCCGTATCGAAGTCACTAGACGAATTACTCGTCGGTGGGCTGAGTGCCTCCATTGAACTGCAACCCGGTGAATCGAAGGTGATCACTTGTCTGATCTCATGGTATTTCCCATACCATCAAAAGGCGAATGTCGGTGTCGGCGAATTATTCGGCCATCGCCACTATCTGCCTTGGTTTGAATCAGCGGGTGATGTGTCCGACTATGTCGCACAAAATCGTGCGTCATTAATCGATGGCACGCTGCTCTGGAATAAGACTTGGTATGATAGCACATTGCCTCACTGGTTGCTCGATCGCAGCATCATCCCACTGGATTGTATCGCTACGCAGACCTTCCACTGGTTCGACAACGGTCGCCCTTGGGCGTGGGAAGGCGTGGATTGCTGCGAAGGCACGTGCACGCACGTCTTTCATTACGCTCAAGCGATGAGTCGCATCTTCCCCGAGTTGGAGCGTCGTCTGCGTGAAGAAGTCGATTATGGAGTAGCTTTTAATGAAGACGACGGTGGCATCGGCTACCGCGGTATTCATCAGCAGAAGGTCGCAGACGATGGTCAAGCGGGCACGATTCTGCGTGTGTATCGCGAGCATCAGATGTCTCCCGACGACGCCTTTCTCCAACGCCTCTGGCCGCGCGTGAAACAGTCGATCGAATATTTGATGGCGAAGGATCCCGATGAGGACGGTCTCTTAACTGGCTCGCAACCGCACACATTGGATGCCGCATGGACGGGTAAGATTGCTTGGGTCAGTAGCATGTATCTCGGTGCGCTGGCCGCTGGCGAGGCGATGGCAACGGAAGTTGGAGACAACGCGTTTGCTGCGCAATGCCGCAGCATCCTCGACCGTGGCTATGAAAGCATCGTTACCGATTTGTATGATGGCGAATATTTCATTCACAAGCCCGACGGGGTCGATGGTAAGGGCTTTAACACCAATAAGGGTTGCCACATTGATCAGGTGCTCGGGCAGGCTTGGATGCATCAAGTAGGGCTCGGGCGCATCATTCCGAAAGAAGAAACGGTTTCGGCGCTCAACAGTCTTTGGAAATACAACTTCGCACCCGATGCCGGCGGCTATGCCCTGCAGCATCGCGAAATTGAAGAGGCCTTCCGCTGGTATGCGATGGAGGGCGAAGCCGGTCTGTTGATGACGACCTGGCCTAAGGGCGGCGCGAAAGCTGCCATTCCTGGCGATACGCTGCGCAGCGTCGAGAACCCGACCATTTGGACTGGTCCGGGCGGCTATTTCAATGAGTGCATGAACGGCTTCGAATACCAAGTCGCTTGGCACATGGTGGCCGAAGGGGCGCCGGATAGCCCATTGGTTGAGAAGGGCTTGGCAATCATGAAGGCCGTGCACGATCGCTATGCGGCTCATAAGCGCAATCCTTACAACGAGATTGAGTGCTCCGATCACTATGCCCGCTCAATGGCATCCTACGGTATCTTCCTTGCCGTCTGCGGCTTCACCTACCACGGGCCGAAGGGTGAGATCGGTTTCGCACCGAAAGTCCATCCCGAACAATTTAAGGCACCGTTCACCGCTGCAGAAGGCTGGGGCACCTACAGCCAGACGATGGATGCATCCACGATGCAGGCCGAACTACAGGTAAACTACGGTGAGCTCCAGGTGCATCAGGTGAGGTTAGCCCCGAATGGGCTCCATGTGCAGCAGGCGGATGCCCGCTACGCCGGCAAATCTTTGGCAGCCACCTGGGCCACGGATGGGGAGGGACTGGTGGTCACACTGCAAGTGCCTCTTCGGATGGCGTCCGGTCAGCAGTTGGTGATATCGATAAGCTAA
- a CDS encoding arylsulfatase has protein sequence MNISRTLSMLLLAALCSAANAADQPPVVSLSKPNIIYILADDLGYGDVQCLNPERGKIKTPHMDQVAAQGMIFTDAHTSSSVCTPTRYSILTGRYNWRTTRQSGVLDGYGLPLIPIDRVTVPSFLKANGYTTAMIGKWHLGLGIATIDGKKAKAKGGLKEKKGKGAFPPAELSNIDWQGTIEGGPVDLGFDSWYGISASLDFPPYVWIRDRNWIAEGTHAKAFHRDGPASEDFEAIDVLDKLTAEAVQYITEYKDTKPFFIYMPLPSPHTPIVPSSKWQGKSGLGRYGDFVMQTDDVVGQVVKALNDRGISENTILIVTSDNGCSKRADFKNLESQGHFASAQYRGSKSDIWEGGLRVPFLVKWPKVINAGSMSDEITCQIDLLATCAELMGQELPENAAEDSESILPVFMGEATDYSRKGIIQHSVSGHFAYREGKYKLILGYGSGGWSGPNEKQAKAEGLPKAQLYDLESDPGETINLYESHPELAERLLAQLTDYVEIGSSIDGKDSKNDIDTIKLWKSGK, from the coding sequence ATGAATATATCTCGCACACTATCGATGCTTCTCCTTGCCGCGCTATGCTCGGCGGCAAATGCGGCTGACCAGCCACCTGTGGTGAGCTTGTCGAAGCCCAATATTATCTACATCCTTGCCGATGACCTTGGTTACGGAGATGTGCAGTGCCTGAATCCCGAGCGCGGCAAGATTAAGACCCCGCACATGGATCAAGTGGCCGCGCAGGGCATGATTTTTACGGATGCGCATACCAGCTCTTCGGTTTGCACGCCAACGCGCTACAGTATACTAACTGGACGCTACAACTGGCGGACTACGCGTCAAAGTGGTGTGCTCGATGGCTATGGTCTGCCCTTGATCCCGATCGACCGCGTGACGGTGCCAAGTTTTTTGAAGGCAAACGGCTACACCACTGCGATGATTGGCAAGTGGCACTTGGGCCTTGGCATCGCCACCATCGATGGCAAAAAAGCCAAAGCCAAGGGCGGATTAAAAGAGAAGAAGGGCAAGGGCGCCTTTCCTCCGGCTGAACTATCCAACATTGATTGGCAGGGCACGATTGAAGGGGGCCCTGTCGATCTGGGGTTTGATTCTTGGTATGGTATCTCTGCCTCCCTTGACTTTCCTCCTTATGTCTGGATCCGTGACCGCAACTGGATTGCCGAAGGCACGCACGCCAAAGCTTTTCACAGAGACGGGCCTGCCAGTGAAGATTTTGAAGCAATTGACGTGTTGGACAAGCTGACTGCTGAGGCTGTTCAATACATTACCGAATATAAAGATACGAAGCCCTTCTTTATCTATATGCCGTTGCCTTCTCCCCACACTCCGATCGTTCCGTCGTCAAAATGGCAGGGCAAAAGTGGGCTAGGGCGATACGGCGACTTCGTCATGCAGACCGACGACGTGGTCGGCCAAGTCGTCAAAGCATTGAATGACCGTGGCATTTCGGAAAATACCATCCTCATCGTCACCAGTGACAACGGCTGCTCAAAGCGCGCTGACTTTAAGAATCTTGAAAGCCAAGGACACTTCGCAAGTGCGCAATATCGTGGCTCCAAGTCGGACATTTGGGAGGGCGGTCTGCGTGTGCCATTCCTTGTTAAATGGCCGAAAGTCATTAATGCAGGCAGTATGTCCGACGAGATCACGTGTCAGATCGATTTACTGGCAACCTGTGCGGAACTGATGGGGCAGGAACTGCCAGAAAATGCCGCTGAAGATAGTGAAAGTATCCTTCCGGTCTTCATGGGAGAGGCTACCGACTACTCACGTAAGGGCATTATTCAACACAGTGTGAGCGGTCACTTCGCCTACCGCGAAGGGAAGTATAAGTTGATTCTAGGCTATGGTTCGGGGGGGTGGAGCGGTCCTAACGAGAAGCAAGCGAAGGCTGAGGGACTGCCGAAAGCCCAGCTTTACGATCTCGAATCGGACCCAGGCGAAACCATAAACCTCTACGAATCGCACCCCGAACTTGCCGAGCGCCTGCTAGCCCAGTTGACGGATTATGTCGAAATAGGCTCCAGTATCGATGGTAAGGACTCTAAGAATGATATCGACACGATCAAGCTTTGGAAGAGTGGGAAGTGA
- a CDS encoding chitobiase/beta-hexosaminidase C-terminal domain-containing protein — protein MNKRTAPIYAVLIALLSVLNAYGVAPQTGSIQLFVAPDGDDTSTGSQSAPLATLEGARQLIATRELAGTQPVTVWVAGGTYSTEKTLRFGEADSGSERAPIHYRAVPGDSVVLKGSLPLNPNGWKPWKEGIYAQSLKGTALEGRAMNQLFMSDQRMVRARFPNWDYSNPLRTGDGYLMAGGEGRPSMEKISWNEGPLDERVQAWAHPEQGILHAFHARNWGNFQFHIGRVDAENRTFHFRDGGWQAQRRERGVGGKGSHSSPFYIENIFEELDAQFEWYHDSETETLYFKPPAGLDLATVNVEAAVVKSLIEVEGAQHLHFEGFHLTQTRATFLEPYEDLARGDWAIHRGGAVYFKNSQNCSVKDFHIETIGGNGIFVDGFNEEIHISGCLIEDTGESAVCFVGDPKAVRDYQTWVTGKRGEITDLEPGPKTEDYPRNCSVENTITRDVGVYGKQTSGVLVSMAMDITIDHVSVYRIARAGITFNDGTWGGLVMSNCDIYDTILDTGEHGPFNSWGRERFWNSSKLNKDWVRLDSLKPNILRNNRVGNYRSSVSAGNWTIDLDDGSSLYEIYDNLMIGSTLKLRDGYFRKVTNNIMVSAVPLGFHVWPDDNSEDIFERNITVVAGSVEGRNSKTRALLGPVRMPKNIGDWGTFDHNLWWNVNYPGFSAGKVADSLESWQQFQGKHSIVADPLFVDPANRNYQVKPESPALKLGFKNFPMDQFGHQMTRIMNSMHQFEESVHVVIRADARGGAVHYTLDGSAPSAQSPLYKEPIRIEENATVRANTFNPQGHAVGFEDRVAFEKVEELTHQSWLASVLAGEYVVPKKSSKTEVLSEPRSLHWASMQLVSIADYPDYIDATGGQPTGVFIESLAQDSPALKAGVKEGDTIIRLNRTEVRTLKDLERALKQAKGDVTVTVFRGYQLYDFTLNL, from the coding sequence ATGAACAAACGAACTGCCCCTATTTATGCTGTGCTGATCGCGCTGCTCTCAGTGCTCAATGCTTATGGCGTGGCCCCTCAAACAGGCTCGATACAACTCTTCGTCGCGCCCGATGGAGATGACACAAGCACTGGCAGCCAATCGGCTCCACTCGCTACGTTGGAAGGTGCGCGTCAGCTGATCGCCACCCGCGAATTGGCGGGCACACAACCAGTGACGGTTTGGGTCGCAGGCGGCACCTATTCCACCGAAAAGACGCTACGCTTTGGCGAAGCGGATTCGGGCAGCGAGCGCGCCCCGATCCACTATCGTGCGGTGCCGGGTGACTCCGTTGTTCTCAAGGGCAGCTTGCCGCTCAATCCCAATGGCTGGAAACCGTGGAAGGAAGGCATTTATGCGCAGTCGCTGAAGGGCACCGCTCTGGAAGGGCGTGCCATGAACCAACTCTTCATGTCAGACCAGCGCATGGTGCGTGCGCGCTTCCCGAACTGGGATTACAGTAATCCGCTACGAACAGGCGACGGCTATCTGATGGCAGGTGGCGAAGGTCGCCCGAGTATGGAAAAGATCTCTTGGAATGAGGGGCCTTTAGATGAGCGTGTTCAAGCGTGGGCGCATCCTGAGCAAGGCATACTTCACGCGTTCCATGCGCGTAATTGGGGGAACTTTCAATTTCATATTGGTCGTGTGGATGCTGAGAATCGCACCTTTCATTTCAGGGATGGGGGCTGGCAGGCTCAGCGTCGTGAGCGTGGGGTAGGCGGTAAGGGCAGCCATAGCTCGCCGTTTTACATCGAAAACATATTTGAGGAGCTGGATGCTCAGTTTGAGTGGTATCACGATTCTGAAACAGAGACTTTGTATTTCAAGCCACCTGCGGGACTCGACTTGGCCACAGTCAATGTTGAAGCAGCGGTAGTAAAGTCCTTGATTGAAGTTGAAGGCGCCCAGCATCTTCACTTTGAAGGGTTTCATCTGACACAAACACGTGCGACCTTTTTGGAGCCTTATGAAGACCTAGCGCGCGGCGACTGGGCCATTCATCGTGGGGGCGCGGTTTACTTTAAAAATAGCCAAAACTGTTCGGTGAAGGATTTTCATATCGAGACGATTGGTGGCAACGGCATATTTGTGGATGGGTTTAACGAGGAAATCCACATCTCCGGCTGCTTGATTGAGGATACTGGGGAGAGCGCAGTCTGCTTCGTCGGGGATCCCAAGGCGGTGCGTGACTATCAGACATGGGTCACGGGCAAACGCGGGGAAATTACCGATCTGGAGCCTGGTCCGAAAACGGAGGATTATCCGCGGAATTGCAGTGTCGAAAATACAATTACCCGCGATGTGGGAGTTTATGGTAAGCAGACCTCCGGAGTTTTGGTTTCCATGGCCATGGATATTACGATTGATCATGTCAGTGTGTATCGAATTGCGCGTGCCGGTATTACCTTCAATGACGGCACGTGGGGTGGGCTCGTGATGTCGAACTGCGATATCTATGACACTATTTTGGATACTGGGGAGCACGGCCCGTTTAACTCTTGGGGACGCGAGCGTTTCTGGAACAGCAGCAAGTTAAATAAAGACTGGGTGAGACTGGATTCGCTCAAGCCAAACATTCTCCGCAACAACCGAGTCGGGAACTATCGCTCTTCGGTCAGTGCAGGAAACTGGACGATCGACCTGGATGACGGTTCTTCGCTCTATGAAATATACGATAACTTGATGATCGGTTCTACCCTCAAACTTCGCGATGGATATTTTCGTAAGGTGACTAATAACATCATGGTGAGTGCCGTTCCACTTGGTTTCCATGTCTGGCCAGATGATAATTCTGAAGATATATTTGAGCGTAACATCACTGTGGTCGCCGGATCCGTCGAAGGTCGGAATAGTAAGACGCGGGCTCTACTGGGGCCGGTTCGTATGCCCAAGAATATTGGCGACTGGGGAACCTTTGATCACAATCTGTGGTGGAATGTGAATTACCCCGGATTTTCAGCCGGTAAGGTGGCTGACAGCCTAGAGTCGTGGCAGCAATTCCAAGGAAAGCACAGTATCGTTGCCGATCCACTGTTCGTAGATCCAGCGAATCGGAATTATCAGGTGAAGCCGGAGTCGCCTGCGCTGAAGCTCGGCTTTAAGAATTTCCCAATGGATCAGTTCGGCCACCAAATGACGCGTATCATGAATTCGATGCACCAGTTCGAAGAGTCAGTGCACGTGGTGATTCGTGCCGATGCGCGTGGTGGGGCAGTTCACTATACTTTGGATGGTTCAGCGCCGAGCGCACAGTCGCCGCTTTACAAAGAGCCAATCCGTATTGAAGAAAACGCGACAGTTCGGGCGAACACCTTTAACCCACAAGGACATGCCGTTGGCTTTGAGGATCGCGTTGCTTTCGAAAAGGTAGAAGAACTAACCCATCAAAGCTGGTTGGCCTCAGTATTGGCGGGTGAATATGTCGTTCCCAAAAAATCATCTAAAACGGAAGTCCTCAGCGAGCCCCGCTCACTACACTGGGCTAGCATGCAGTTGGTGAGTATCGCCGACTATCCGGATTACATCGACGCGACTGGCGGTCAACCGACTGGCGTATTTATCGAAAGCCTTGCTCAGGACTCTCCTGCGCTGAAGGCGGGCGTGAAAGAGGGCGATACCATTATCCGACTCAATCGCACGGAAGTGCGCACCTTGAAAGATCTAGAGCGTGCGTTGAAACAGGCGAAAGGTGACGTGACGGTCACGGTTTTTCGCGGCTATCAACTTTACGATTTCACGCTGAATTTGTAA